A stretch of Paenibacillus mucilaginosus 3016 DNA encodes these proteins:
- the atpD gene encoding F0F1 ATP synthase subunit beta — translation MSKGRVVNITGPVVDIEFERGQLPEILNAIKIQRKAQSAGEQDINLTVETAVHLGDNMVRCIAMSSTDGLVRGVEAVDTGAPISVPVGAATLGRVFNVLGEPIDGNETVDRTLTSPIHKEAPSFENLSTQAEILETGIKVIDLMAPYAKGGKIGLFGGAGVGKTVTMQELIHNIAQEHGGISVFAGVGERTREGNDLYHEMSDSGVISKTAMVFGQMNEPPGARLRVALSGLTMAEYFRDEEGKDVLLFVDNIFRFTQAGSEVSALLGRMPSAVGYQPTLATEMGQLQERITSTKKGSVTSIQAIYVPADDYTDPAPATAFAHLDATTNLERGIASKGIFPAVDPLASSSRILTPEILGEEHYQVAQGVKRILQRYKELLDIIAILGMDELSDEDKLVVHRARRLELFLSQPLHVAEAFNGIPGVYVPVKETVRSFKEVLEGKHDNLPEPAFHNVGTIEDAIEKAKTL, via the coding sequence ATGAGCAAAGGCCGCGTAGTGAATATCACAGGGCCGGTTGTTGACATTGAGTTCGAACGTGGACAGCTCCCTGAGATTCTGAATGCTATTAAGATCCAAAGAAAAGCCCAAAGCGCTGGTGAGCAGGATATCAACCTGACGGTCGAGACTGCCGTTCACCTGGGTGACAATATGGTTCGTTGTATCGCAATGTCTTCCACAGACGGTTTGGTTCGTGGTGTCGAAGCTGTTGATACAGGCGCTCCGATTTCCGTACCGGTAGGGGCTGCTACACTGGGCCGCGTGTTCAACGTACTTGGTGAGCCTATCGACGGCAACGAGACGGTTGACCGTACCCTGACCAGCCCGATCCACAAGGAAGCTCCTTCGTTCGAAAACCTGTCTACACAAGCGGAAATCCTCGAAACGGGGATTAAAGTTATCGACCTGATGGCTCCTTATGCCAAGGGCGGTAAGATCGGTCTCTTCGGCGGCGCAGGTGTAGGTAAAACCGTTACGATGCAGGAACTCATCCACAACATCGCTCAAGAGCACGGCGGTATCTCCGTATTCGCGGGCGTGGGTGAGAGAACACGTGAAGGTAACGACTTGTACCACGAGATGAGCGATTCCGGCGTTATCTCGAAGACCGCGATGGTGTTCGGCCAGATGAACGAGCCTCCGGGTGCGCGTCTGCGCGTTGCCTTGTCCGGTCTGACGATGGCGGAATACTTCCGTGATGAAGAAGGCAAGGACGTACTTCTGTTCGTCGACAACATCTTCCGCTTCACCCAAGCCGGTTCCGAAGTATCCGCCCTTCTCGGACGTATGCCTTCGGCGGTAGGTTACCAGCCTACGCTGGCAACGGAGATGGGTCAGCTGCAAGAGCGGATTACATCCACGAAGAAAGGTTCCGTTACATCGATCCAAGCGATCTACGTTCCGGCGGACGACTACACCGACCCGGCTCCGGCAACGGCGTTTGCTCACTTGGACGCTACAACGAACCTGGAGCGTGGTATTGCATCCAAAGGTATCTTCCCGGCTGTAGACCCGCTGGCCTCGTCCTCGCGGATCCTGACTCCGGAAATCCTCGGCGAAGAGCATTATCAAGTAGCACAAGGCGTAAAGAGAATTCTTCAGCGCTACAAAGAGCTTCTTGATATCATCGCCATCCTCGGTATGGATGAGCTTTCCGATGAGGACAAACTCGTCGTTCACCGTGCACGTCGTCTGGAACTCTTCCTGTCCCAGCCCCTGCACGTTGCCGAGGCATTCAACGGGATCCCGGGCGTATACGTTCCGGTTAAAGAAACCGTACGCAGCTTCAAAGAAGTTCTTGAAGGCAAGCACGACAACCTTCCTGAGCCGGCGTTCCACAACGTGGGAACGATCGAAGATGCCATCGAAAAAGCAAAAACGCTGTAA
- a CDS encoding NADH-quinone oxidoreductase subunit A, protein MYFNNYVVVTIFLFLGVILPVVALTFGRLLRPHKPVEEKYTTYESGNEPVGEGQVRFNIRYYLFALMFVIFDVETVFLYPWAVAYKQLGLFALVEMCIFVGLLIIGLLYAWKKKVLQWTSI, encoded by the coding sequence ATGTACTTTAATAACTACGTGGTCGTAACGATATTTCTCTTCTTAGGCGTGATCCTTCCGGTTGTAGCGCTTACATTCGGACGGCTGCTGCGACCCCACAAGCCTGTGGAAGAGAAATATACTACCTATGAAAGCGGTAACGAGCCGGTCGGTGAAGGACAAGTCCGTTTTAACATCCGCTACTATCTCTTCGCGCTGATGTTTGTCATCTTCGACGTGGAAACCGTGTTCTTGTATCCATGGGCCGTTGCGTATAAGCAATTAGGCTTGTTTGCGCTTGTAGAGATGTGTATATTCGTCGGTCTGCTCATCATAGGCTTACTCTATGCCTGGAAGAAGAAGGTGCTGCAATGGACTTCAATTTAG
- the atpG gene encoding ATP synthase F1 subunit gamma yields the protein MAKGMREIKRSIKSKQNTKQITKAMEMVAASKLRRAQEAAEASRPYSEKMKEVIASIAAGTKGVKHPMLQTRPIKKTGYLVITSDRGLAGGYNANVLRKVMNVIREKHNSTNEYAIFVIGRKGRDFFSKRNIPIVEEVTGLADSPTFADVKQVAASAVANFEKGTYDELYLVYNEFKNAITQIPTVKRLLPLEEVSGASVSNYEYEPSPEGVLEVLLPKYAETLIYSAVLDGKASEFGARMTAMNSATKNATKMISTLTLQYNRARQASITQEISEIVAGANAQS from the coding sequence ATGGCAAAAGGGATGCGCGAAATCAAGCGCTCGATCAAATCGAAACAAAACACGAAGCAGATCACAAAAGCGATGGAGATGGTTGCGGCCTCGAAACTGAGACGCGCTCAGGAAGCTGCGGAAGCTTCCCGCCCATATTCCGAGAAGATGAAGGAAGTGATCGCGAGCATCGCAGCAGGCACGAAGGGTGTGAAACACCCGATGCTGCAGACACGCCCGATCAAGAAAACCGGATATCTGGTGATCACCTCCGACCGCGGTCTGGCCGGTGGTTACAACGCGAACGTGCTGCGTAAAGTGATGAACGTCATTCGTGAGAAGCACAACTCCACGAATGAGTACGCGATTTTCGTGATTGGCCGTAAAGGCAGAGACTTCTTCTCGAAGCGGAATATTCCAATCGTAGAAGAAGTAACGGGTCTGGCGGATTCCCCGACGTTCGCTGATGTAAAGCAGGTTGCTGCTTCCGCAGTAGCGAACTTCGAAAAGGGAACGTACGACGAATTGTACCTCGTGTACAATGAGTTCAAGAATGCCATCACGCAGATTCCTACGGTTAAGCGCCTGCTTCCGCTGGAGGAAGTGAGCGGAGCATCCGTATCGAACTACGAATACGAGCCGTCTCCGGAAGGCGTACTGGAAGTGCTTCTGCCGAAATATGCAGAGACACTGATCTACAGCGCCGTACTGGACGGTAAGGCGAGTGAGTTCGGTGCACGGATGACAGCGATGAACAGCGCAACGAAGAATGCAACGAAGATGATCTCCACGCTTACGCTGCAGTATAACCGTGCGCGTCAGGCATCGATTACCCAGGAAATATCGGAAATCGTTGCCGGAGCCAACGCTCAAAGCTAA
- the nuoL gene encoding NADH-quinone oxidoreductase subunit L: MVSAYSQYAWLIPLFPLLSFLILTAAGRTLRGAGPYISIVAAFASFVLAVLIFWERVSGGVEDFTWNKLQWLRLGDTSLTMGFEVTNLNALMLVVVTLVSLLVNIYSTGYMHDDERIHVFFAYIALFTFSMLGLVISENLVQLFIFWELVGVCSFLLVGFWYFKPEARAAAKKAFIVTRVGDVGLFLGMLLLFWVMPEHSLSFSAITNAFNQGQIPEATATWIAILIFIGAMGKSGQFPLHTWLPDAMEGPTPISALIHAATMVAAGVYLVARTYPIFMEAPTALTVVAAVGAFTAIFAATIGTAQNDIKRILAYSTVSQLGYMMMALGIGTSVALTAGIFHLFTHAFFKALLFLGAGSVIHAVHTQDIHEMGGVGRHMKVTAWTFAVGALALSGIFPLSGFWSKDAILTEALVQGHPVLFAVGLIAAFFTAFYMSRLFFLVFTGTSRSPQGGHAHESPVSMTFPLMVLAVLAVAAGFVFTPFNPWLGGWLTGEAHEEHANYLVMVLSTLAGLLGIGLGYLMYYKQSVRSDLVSGPAPGLYTLLSRKYYIDELYQLVIVRPLQGIGSLLHLFDVYVVDGVVRLCSYAVTGAGRLGSRMQNGQVQTYGLATLLGLLILMLALAGRRFIDAG; encoded by the coding sequence ATGGTATCGGCTTATTCGCAGTATGCTTGGCTCATCCCGCTGTTTCCGCTGCTGTCGTTCCTGATCCTGACGGCAGCCGGCCGGACCCTTCGGGGAGCAGGGCCTTATATCTCCATCGTGGCCGCTTTCGCTTCGTTCGTTCTGGCCGTCCTGATCTTCTGGGAACGGGTCAGCGGCGGTGTGGAAGATTTCACGTGGAACAAATTGCAGTGGCTGCGGCTCGGCGACACCTCACTCACGATGGGGTTTGAGGTCACGAATCTCAATGCGCTGATGCTCGTCGTCGTCACGCTGGTCAGCCTGCTCGTCAATATTTACTCGACGGGCTACATGCATGACGATGAGCGGATTCACGTGTTTTTCGCCTATATTGCGCTGTTTACGTTCTCCATGCTGGGGCTTGTCATTTCGGAGAATCTCGTGCAGCTGTTCATCTTCTGGGAGCTGGTGGGGGTCTGCTCCTTCCTGCTCGTCGGGTTCTGGTATTTCAAGCCTGAAGCCCGGGCGGCAGCCAAAAAAGCATTTATTGTTACCCGTGTAGGCGATGTGGGGCTGTTCCTCGGCATGCTGCTCCTGTTCTGGGTGATGCCTGAGCATTCGCTCAGCTTCAGTGCCATCACCAATGCGTTTAACCAGGGGCAGATCCCGGAAGCAACCGCTACCTGGATTGCCATACTGATCTTCATCGGAGCGATGGGCAAGTCGGGCCAATTTCCGCTGCACACCTGGCTGCCGGATGCGATGGAAGGTCCGACACCGATCTCGGCCCTCATCCATGCCGCAACGATGGTGGCCGCAGGAGTCTACCTCGTCGCCCGGACGTATCCGATCTTCATGGAGGCGCCCACGGCGCTTACGGTTGTGGCCGCGGTCGGTGCCTTCACGGCCATCTTCGCCGCCACTATCGGCACGGCGCAGAATGACATCAAGCGCATTCTGGCCTACTCCACGGTCAGCCAGCTCGGCTATATGATGATGGCGCTCGGGATCGGCACGTCGGTTGCTTTAACGGCAGGCATCTTCCACCTGTTCACGCATGCCTTCTTCAAAGCTCTGCTGTTCCTCGGGGCCGGAAGCGTGATTCACGCCGTACATACGCAGGATATTCACGAGATGGGCGGCGTCGGCAGGCATATGAAAGTCACGGCATGGACGTTCGCGGTCGGGGCCCTGGCCCTCAGCGGCATCTTCCCGCTGTCGGGCTTCTGGTCCAAGGATGCGATCCTGACGGAAGCCTTGGTTCAAGGACATCCGGTGCTCTTTGCGGTCGGTCTGATCGCCGCTTTCTTCACCGCGTTCTATATGTCCCGCCTGTTCTTCCTGGTATTCACCGGCACCTCCCGCTCCCCGCAGGGCGGTCATGCACACGAGTCTCCGGTCTCGATGACCTTCCCTCTGATGGTACTGGCCGTACTGGCTGTGGCGGCAGGCTTCGTGTTCACACCGTTCAACCCATGGCTCGGCGGCTGGCTGACTGGGGAAGCACACGAAGAGCATGCGAATTACCTGGTGATGGTACTGTCGACGCTGGCGGGTCTGCTGGGGATCGGCCTCGGTTACCTCATGTACTACAAGCAGAGCGTCCGTTCCGACCTTGTGTCCGGTCCCGCCCCGGGTCTCTATACTCTGCTGAGCCGCAAGTATTATATCGATGAGCTGTACCAGCTGGTGATCGTCAGGCCCCTGCAGGGCATCGGTTCCCTGCTGCATCTCTTCGATGTTTACGTCGTGGACGGGGTCGTCCGTCTCTGTTCCTACGCGGTTACCGGCGCCGGCCGGCTCGGTTCGCGCATGCAGAACGGGCAGGTGCAGACGTATGGGCTGGCAACCCTGCTCGGACTTTTGATTCTGATGCTGGCGCTTGCGGGAAGGAGGTTCATCGATGCCGGATAA
- the nuoI gene encoding NADH-quinone oxidoreductase subunit NuoI, whose protein sequence is MKGIVKGLGVTLKSMTQKKVTYAYPDVPLNMPDRFRGIQHFDPEKCIVCNQCARICPTECINLIGKPNPDPEKKGKVIDTYDINFEICILCDLCTEVCPTEAIVMTNNFELSTYSRDDLFKNLQWLNENNTNVRKENNSALPKGGAK, encoded by the coding sequence ATGAAAGGCATCGTGAAGGGGCTCGGCGTCACCTTGAAGAGCATGACCCAGAAAAAAGTGACCTATGCCTACCCTGACGTTCCGCTGAATATGCCGGACCGCTTCCGGGGGATCCAGCATTTTGATCCCGAGAAGTGCATTGTCTGCAACCAATGCGCCCGGATTTGTCCGACCGAGTGCATCAACCTGATCGGCAAACCGAACCCGGACCCGGAGAAGAAGGGCAAGGTTATCGATACGTACGATATCAACTTCGAAATCTGCATCCTGTGTGATCTATGCACCGAGGTCTGCCCGACCGAAGCGATCGTCATGACCAATAACTTCGAGCTGTCGACCTACAGCCGGGATGATCTCTTCAAGAACCTGCAGTGGCTCAATGAGAATAACACCAATGTGCGCAAGGAGAACAACTCCGCACTTCCGAAAGGCGGGGCGAAGTAG
- the nuoH gene encoding NADH-quinone oxidoreductase subunit NuoH: protein MPELLQESLTFTNFMIFLAWGVVMLLVVLGFVTYAIYFERKVIGWMQLRIGPNRVGPLGLLQSVADVTKLLIKEDTIPRKAERELFILAPVITFIPAFTVVATIPFTERLISSSLNVGVLFYVALSGISTIGIVLGGWASNNKYALLGGMRSAAQMISYEIPLVISIVGIIMMTGSMNLNTIVEGQAGGFWHWNFLPQIIGFGVFAIAAVSELNRTPFDLPEAESELVAGYHVEYSGFRFAFFMLAEYVYVFAIAGLTTTLFLGGWHAPLPFLEFIPGIVWFLLKFSFIVFFLFWLRATLPRVRVDQLMGLGWKVLLPLALINIFVTALYMAIAM, encoded by the coding sequence ATGCCGGAGCTGCTGCAGGAATCACTGACATTCACGAACTTTATGATTTTCCTGGCATGGGGCGTAGTGATGCTGCTTGTCGTCCTCGGTTTTGTTACGTACGCGATCTACTTCGAGCGCAAAGTCATCGGGTGGATGCAGCTGCGGATCGGTCCGAACCGTGTAGGTCCGCTCGGACTGCTGCAGAGTGTCGCCGACGTAACCAAGCTGCTCATCAAGGAGGATACGATACCGCGCAAGGCCGAACGGGAGCTGTTCATTCTGGCTCCGGTCATCACGTTCATCCCGGCCTTTACGGTGGTGGCCACCATCCCGTTCACGGAACGGCTGATCTCCAGCTCCCTCAATGTAGGGGTGCTGTTCTACGTCGCCCTCTCCGGGATCTCGACCATCGGAATCGTGCTCGGAGGCTGGGCATCCAACAACAAGTATGCGCTGCTCGGCGGGATGCGTTCCGCTGCGCAGATGATTTCGTACGAGATTCCGCTCGTCATCTCCATCGTCGGCATTATCATGATGACGGGCAGCATGAACCTGAATACGATCGTAGAAGGGCAGGCCGGCGGCTTCTGGCACTGGAACTTCCTTCCGCAGATCATCGGTTTCGGCGTATTCGCCATCGCAGCCGTCTCCGAGCTGAACCGGACCCCATTTGACCTGCCGGAGGCGGAGTCCGAGCTTGTCGCAGGCTATCACGTGGAGTACAGCGGCTTCCGGTTCGCTTTCTTCATGCTGGCGGAGTACGTATATGTATTCGCGATCGCCGGATTAACCACCACGCTGTTCCTCGGCGGCTGGCATGCCCCGCTGCCGTTCCTGGAGTTCATCCCGGGCATCGTCTGGTTCCTGCTCAAATTCTCGTTCATCGTCTTCTTCCTGTTCTGGCTGCGTGCGACGCTTCCCCGCGTCCGGGTGGACCAGCTGATGGGACTCGGATGGAAGGTACTGCTTCCGCTGGCGCTCATTAATATTTTCGTGACGGCGCTCTATATGGCCATCGCGATGTAA
- a CDS encoding F0F1 ATP synthase subunit epsilon, with protein sequence MSTFLLEIVTPERKVYAEPANMIVVKGVEGELGILPNHIPMVTPLRIAAVTVKKQGAKDEQIAVHGGFMEVRRDKVVILAESAELPGQINLERAQAAKGRAEQRLAAKKDQIDFKRAELALQRAMTRINVGGGQ encoded by the coding sequence GTGAGCACATTCCTGTTGGAAATCGTGACCCCAGAGCGCAAAGTGTATGCCGAGCCGGCTAACATGATCGTCGTAAAGGGTGTCGAAGGGGAGCTTGGAATTCTGCCGAATCACATTCCAATGGTTACTCCACTCCGGATCGCTGCTGTTACCGTGAAGAAACAGGGCGCGAAGGATGAGCAAATCGCTGTTCATGGCGGTTTTATGGAAGTACGCCGGGATAAAGTGGTTATTTTGGCGGAAAGCGCGGAGCTTCCCGGCCAAATTAATCTGGAGCGTGCACAGGCGGCTAAAGGCCGTGCTGAGCAGCGCCTCGCTGCTAAGAAGGATCAAATCGACTTCAAGCGGGCTGAGCTCGCACTGCAGCGCGCAATGACCCGGATTAATGTGGGCGGCGGACAGTAA
- a CDS encoding NuoB/complex I 20 kDa subunit family protein: MDFNLENITPEEREELDRNVFMTTLEQIKAWARSNSLWPLTFGLACCAIEMMGTGASHYDLDRFGVIFRTSPRQSDVMIVAGTVTKKMAPLLRRLYEQMPEPKWVIAMGSCATAGGPYVKSYAVVKGVDQVVPVDVYIPGCPPNPAALIYGINKLQEKIRYEAKTGKQVTSR; encoded by the coding sequence ATGGACTTCAATTTAGAGAATATCACTCCGGAAGAGCGTGAGGAACTGGATCGCAACGTATTCATGACTACGCTGGAGCAGATCAAGGCGTGGGCCCGCAGCAACTCGCTGTGGCCGCTTACATTCGGACTGGCCTGCTGTGCGATCGAGATGATGGGTACGGGTGCGTCGCATTATGACCTCGACCGGTTCGGCGTCATCTTTCGGACTTCTCCCCGTCAATCCGACGTGATGATCGTGGCCGGTACGGTCACGAAGAAAATGGCACCGCTGCTTCGCCGTCTGTACGAGCAGATGCCCGAACCCAAATGGGTCATCGCGATGGGTTCCTGTGCGACGGCCGGCGGACCTTACGTCAAATCGTACGCTGTAGTCAAAGGCGTGGACCAAGTGGTGCCGGTCGACGTCTATATCCCCGGCTGTCCGCCCAATCCGGCGGCGCTGATCTATGGGATCAACAAGCTGCAGGAGAAGATTCGTTACGAAGCGAAAACCGGTAAGCAGGTGACAAGCCGATGA
- the nuoK gene encoding NADH-quinone oxidoreductase subunit NuoK has product MGATGLATPYLTLAAILFCIGLYGALSKKNAVIVLLSIELMLNSVNLNLVAFSKYGVKPGLTGQMFSLFNITVAAAEAAVGIAILIALYRNKGTTDVNEMDSMKR; this is encoded by the coding sequence ATGGGTGCAACGGGTTTGGCCACACCTTATCTGACACTGGCTGCGATCTTGTTCTGCATCGGCTTGTATGGGGCGCTGTCCAAGAAGAATGCGGTCATTGTCCTTCTCTCCATTGAACTCATGCTCAACAGTGTGAACCTGAACCTGGTCGCCTTCTCCAAATACGGAGTGAAGCCGGGACTGACCGGTCAAATGTTCTCCTTGTTCAATATCACGGTAGCTGCGGCTGAAGCGGCTGTCGGGATCGCGATCCTTATCGCCCTGTACCGCAATAAGGGAACGACGGACGTGAACGAGATGGATTCGATGAAGCGGTAG
- a CDS encoding NADH-quinone oxidoreductase subunit D translates to MAIRTEELLLNVGPQHPSTHGVFRIVVKLDGEIITEAIPVMGYLHRGTEKLAENLTYTQIIPYTDRMDYVSAMTNNYVLVHAVEKLMGLEIPERAEFMRLIVMELQRIASHMVWWGTYLLDIGAMSPFLYAFRDREIIIDLFNELCGARLTYNYMRVGGVKWDAPEGWIQKVRDFIPYMRGKLDEYNELVSGNEIFLARIKGIGKYDAETAIAYGLSGANLRCTGVDWDIRKAQPYSLYSRFEFDVPTSTVGDCYARYLLRLEEIRQSLRILEQALEQFPEEGEIMGKVPRVLRPAEGEVYAAIESPRGEIGVHLISKGKDKPYRLKFRRPSFVNLQILPKLLVGETMTNLITILGGIDIVVGEVDC, encoded by the coding sequence TTGGCCATTCGAACGGAAGAACTGCTGCTCAACGTAGGTCCGCAGCATCCGAGTACTCACGGCGTGTTCCGGATCGTCGTAAAGCTGGATGGGGAGATCATTACGGAAGCGATTCCGGTTATGGGATACCTGCACCGCGGTACGGAGAAGCTGGCGGAGAACCTGACTTATACCCAGATCATTCCTTACACCGACCGGATGGATTATGTGTCGGCGATGACCAATAACTATGTTCTCGTCCATGCCGTGGAGAAGCTCATGGGACTGGAGATTCCCGAGCGGGCCGAATTCATGCGGCTGATCGTGATGGAGCTGCAGCGGATTGCGAGCCACATGGTATGGTGGGGAACGTATCTGCTTGATATCGGGGCAATGAGTCCTTTCCTGTATGCATTCCGCGACCGCGAGATCATTATCGATCTCTTCAACGAGCTGTGCGGGGCCCGGCTGACGTACAACTACATGCGGGTCGGCGGGGTCAAGTGGGATGCGCCGGAGGGCTGGATCCAGAAGGTTCGCGATTTCATTCCTTACATGCGGGGAAAGCTGGACGAGTACAATGAGCTTGTCAGCGGCAACGAGATTTTCCTGGCCCGGATCAAGGGGATTGGCAAGTATGATGCGGAGACCGCCATCGCTTATGGGCTCAGCGGGGCTAATCTGCGCTGCACCGGTGTGGATTGGGACATCCGCAAGGCCCAGCCGTACAGCTTGTACAGCCGTTTCGAGTTCGATGTGCCTACGAGCACGGTCGGTGACTGCTATGCCCGATACCTGCTGCGTCTGGAGGAGATCCGCCAGTCGTTGCGGATTCTCGAACAGGCGCTGGAACAGTTCCCCGAAGAAGGGGAAATCATGGGCAAGGTGCCCCGGGTGCTTCGTCCGGCCGAAGGGGAGGTGTATGCGGCGATCGAATCCCCACGCGGTGAGATCGGCGTTCATCTCATCTCGAAGGGCAAGGATAAGCCGTACCGTCTCAAGTTCCGCCGTCCGTCCTTCGTGAACCTGCAGATTCTGCCGAAGCTGCTCGTCGGTGAGACGATGACGAACTTGATCACGATACTCGGAGGCATAGATATCGTTGTCGGGGAGGTGGACTGCTGA
- a CDS encoding NADH-quinone oxidoreductase subunit C, which translates to MSDEEKKAKDGDTPERKDDRGLGFTSEGGGFITAEDTAGNTKVGDSAGGGEGEAQNSGKPGTVDPHSEARTFGEPEEGEERQGNTTPGVKAPLMSGEPRIAEGAALAKAGGAGEPPGGYADVPKAEGKEPEGGAAEAPKSAADAPNSAADTEREAKVKAAAEARAARLAAKAAQTAEAGDAPAAERAAPTDAEKEAKAKAAAETRAARASARAAKPEGAEPEAPKEPSPKQPLLDRLTAILKEFREGIVEDAVVNEKGGHIPTVYIKAEAWPETADMLRTHPELGLHYLRNVSGVDMETHMEVVYHFISLEHKQDYCFKVKTDRENPSIPSITPIFPTADWNEREIYDLFGIDFPGHPDLRRIMMADDWVGHPLRKDYEPIDPEV; encoded by the coding sequence ATGAGCGATGAGGAGAAAAAAGCAAAAGACGGCGATACCCCGGAACGCAAAGACGACCGCGGGCTTGGATTCACTTCCGAAGGCGGAGGATTCATCACAGCCGAGGATACGGCCGGCAACACGAAGGTTGGGGACTCAGCTGGAGGCGGTGAAGGGGAGGCGCAGAACAGCGGGAAGCCCGGAACGGTCGACCCGCATTCGGAAGCACGCACCTTCGGTGAGCCGGAGGAAGGCGAAGAGCGTCAGGGCAATACGACGCCGGGCGTGAAGGCTCCGCTGATGAGCGGTGAACCGCGCATCGCTGAAGGCGCAGCGCTCGCCAAGGCGGGCGGCGCCGGTGAGCCGCCGGGAGGCTACGCTGACGTGCCGAAGGCGGAGGGCAAGGAGCCGGAGGGCGGAGCAGCCGAAGCGCCGAAGAGCGCCGCGGATGCGCCGAACAGCGCCGCGGATACCGAGCGCGAGGCGAAGGTAAAGGCCGCCGCGGAGGCGCGGGCGGCAAGGCTTGCCGCGAAGGCGGCGCAGACGGCGGAGGCCGGCGATGCCCCGGCTGCGGAGCGGGCGGCACCGACCGACGCCGAAAAGGAGGCGAAGGCCAAGGCCGCTGCGGAGACGAGAGCGGCGCGTGCCAGCGCACGGGCGGCGAAGCCCGAAGGGGCCGAGCCGGAGGCGCCGAAGGAGCCGTCGCCGAAGCAGCCGCTGCTGGACCGGCTGACGGCGATCCTGAAGGAGTTCCGCGAGGGCATCGTGGAAGATGCGGTGGTCAATGAGAAGGGCGGGCATATCCCGACCGTCTATATCAAGGCGGAGGCTTGGCCGGAGACAGCCGACATGCTGCGCACCCACCCGGAGCTCGGTCTTCACTATCTAAGAAATGTGTCGGGCGTCGATATGGAGACCCACATGGAAGTGGTGTATCATTTCATCTCGCTTGAGCACAAGCAGGATTACTGCTTCAAGGTGAAGACCGACCGGGAGAACCCGTCGATTCCGTCGATTACGCCCATTTTTCCTACGGCCGACTGGAATGAACGGGAGATCTACGACTTGTTCGGTATCGATTTTCCGGGACATCCCGACCTGCGCCGTATCATGATGGCCGACGATTGGGTAGGCCATCCCCTGCGCAAAGACTATGAGCCGATCGACCCGGAGGTGTAA
- a CDS encoding NADH-quinone oxidoreductase subunit J, producing MFENMTEFLSSGENIAFFFCALLAIGGAIFMISFTKVVHMVLALALTFISMAGLYIVLEAEFVAVVQILIYAGAISILMIFGIMMTKHTKEEEEEPKRPWHQVLLFIGAAGLFGVIFYAIQQSEIPSGQFPQVADNTLEIGKLLFSAHVIPFELMSVLLTVAFIGAIVVAKREED from the coding sequence ATGTTCGAGAATATGACCGAGTTTCTGTCGAGCGGAGAGAATATCGCTTTTTTCTTCTGTGCGCTGCTGGCGATCGGCGGAGCGATCTTCATGATATCGTTCACCAAGGTCGTTCATATGGTGCTGGCGCTGGCACTGACCTTCATCTCGATGGCGGGGCTGTACATTGTGCTTGAGGCCGAATTCGTAGCGGTGGTGCAGATTCTGATCTATGCCGGCGCGATCTCGATTCTCATGATCTTCGGGATCATGATGACAAAGCATACGAAGGAAGAAGAGGAAGAGCCGAAGCGGCCGTGGCACCAGGTGCTGCTGTTCATCGGAGCTGCCGGGTTGTTCGGTGTCATCTTCTACGCCATCCAGCAGTCCGAGATCCCGTCGGGCCAGTTTCCTCAGGTGGCTGACAATACGCTGGAGATCGGCAAGCTCCTCTTCTCCGCGCATGTCATTCCTTTCGAGCTGATGAGTGTGCTGCTGACCGTGGCCTTCATCGGAGCCATCGTCGTAGCAAAGAGAGAGGAGGACTAA